A genomic window from Microbispora sp. ZYX-F-249 includes:
- a CDS encoding zinc-dependent alcohol dehydrogenase — MRAARLRKAGDIRLAEEPRPVPGPGESLVRVTAVGLCGSDLHWYAEGGIGDAVLDEPLVVGHEIAGVVEGGPRHGTRVAVDPAIPCGRCAVCATGYGNLCPDVRFAGHGTLDGGLREFLAWPDELLHPLPDALSDSDGAMLEPLGVALHAVDLGHLALGAPVAVVGCGPIGLLVVRLARLAGASVVVAVDPLPHRRAAALRFGADHALSPADAGPAAWAGIDGLDGLGVRVAFEVAGTDDAVRLAMTAVRPGGRVVLAGIPDDDRVSFPASLARRKGLTLALVRRMNLTYPRAIRLVAGGSVDVSSLVTERFPLEATADAFAAAVTRRGLKVVVEPHG; from the coding sequence GTGAGGGCCGCCCGGCTGCGGAAGGCGGGCGACATCCGGCTGGCCGAGGAACCGCGGCCCGTCCCGGGGCCGGGCGAGAGCCTGGTGCGCGTCACGGCCGTCGGCCTGTGCGGCTCCGACCTGCACTGGTACGCGGAGGGCGGCATCGGCGACGCGGTGCTGGACGAGCCGCTCGTCGTGGGACACGAGATCGCCGGAGTCGTCGAGGGCGGTCCCCGGCACGGCACCCGGGTCGCGGTGGACCCCGCCATCCCCTGCGGCCGCTGCGCGGTCTGCGCGACGGGATACGGCAACCTGTGCCCGGACGTCCGCTTCGCCGGGCACGGCACGCTCGACGGCGGCCTGCGCGAGTTCCTCGCCTGGCCCGACGAGCTGCTGCACCCGCTGCCCGACGCGCTGTCCGACAGCGACGGGGCCATGCTCGAACCGCTCGGCGTGGCGCTCCACGCCGTGGACCTGGGGCATCTGGCGCTCGGGGCGCCCGTCGCCGTCGTCGGCTGCGGGCCGATCGGCCTGCTGGTGGTCCGGCTCGCCCGGCTCGCCGGCGCCTCGGTGGTCGTCGCCGTCGACCCCCTGCCGCACCGCCGCGCCGCCGCCCTGCGGTTCGGCGCCGACCACGCCCTCTCCCCCGCGGACGCGGGACCGGCCGCGTGGGCCGGGATCGACGGGCTGGACGGCCTCGGCGTACGGGTGGCCTTCGAGGTGGCCGGCACCGACGACGCGGTACGCCTCGCCATGACCGCCGTACGTCCCGGGGGCCGGGTCGTGCTGGCGGGCATTCCCGACGACGACCGCGTCTCGTTCCCCGCCTCGCTGGCCCGGCGCAAGGGCCTCACGCTCGCACTCGTCCGGCGGATGAACCTCACCTATCCCCGGGCGATCCGCCTCGTCGCCGGCGGCTCGGTGGACGTGTCGTCGCTGGTCACCGAGCGCTTCCCGCTCGAGGCCACGGCGGACGCCTTCGCCGCAGCGGTCACCCGGCGCGGGCTCAAGGTCGTGGTGGAGCCCCACGGCTGA
- a CDS encoding HXXEE domain-containing protein — MFDNDAGSGDRSLPAAVTWGLLAAFLVHDLEELLTMPSHRARQVRRWRERHPAVPPRLWSLAETDTVHAATGIALMGAVVGAAAAAGARSEGRSPFYQTVLLGFGLHGVAHLGHSLLARAYTPGVLTSPGVIAFSSWAWRRLRRSGVVTASGARETTSYAVLFPAVILGVHGAAHGLRRLARRAVRRAGAADRRS; from the coding sequence ATGTTCGACAACGATGCGGGAAGCGGTGACCGGTCGCTTCCGGCCGCCGTCACCTGGGGATTGCTGGCGGCCTTCCTCGTGCACGACCTGGAAGAGCTGCTGACGATGCCGTCCCACAGGGCCCGGCAGGTGCGGCGATGGCGTGAGCGCCATCCGGCGGTGCCGCCGCGTCTGTGGTCGCTCGCGGAGACCGACACCGTCCACGCGGCGACGGGCATCGCCCTGATGGGCGCGGTGGTCGGAGCCGCCGCGGCGGCGGGGGCGCGGTCGGAGGGCCGGTCTCCCTTCTACCAGACCGTTCTGCTCGGGTTCGGCCTGCACGGCGTGGCTCACCTGGGTCACAGCCTGCTCGCCCGCGCCTACACGCCGGGGGTGCTCACCTCACCGGGGGTGATCGCGTTCTCGTCGTGGGCCTGGCGCAGACTACGCCGCTCGGGCGTGGTGACCGCGTCCGGCGCGCGTGAGACGACGTCGTACGCCGTGCTGTTCCCGGCGGTCATCCTGGGCGTTCACGGGGCCGCCCACGGACTCCGGCGGCTTGCTCGCCGCGCTGTGCGGCGGGCCGGCGCAGCTGATCGTCGCTCGTGA
- a CDS encoding DUF3618 domain-containing protein, whose amino-acid sequence MGASPEEIRAEIEVTRAELAADVDRLADRTSPARIVRRRTDRMRGMAHSVKEKVMGVPAHATHTVRDQAGEAAGTMRDAAAHAGETVRDAAAQAGETVRGTAAEAGEMVRHGAQQAAQTVREAPHQAMRSTQGNPLAAGLIAFGAGLLAASLLPKTSAEERAALQVKDRAEEMVEPVKQVVQETAQRVGEDAREAVQQVRETAAEATRTTGEEARDQARQVTEQTRDQARQMTGQSRS is encoded by the coding sequence ATGGGCGCGAGCCCAGAGGAGATAAGGGCCGAGATCGAGGTCACGCGGGCGGAACTCGCCGCCGACGTGGACCGGCTCGCCGACCGGACGAGCCCGGCGCGCATCGTGCGGCGCCGTACGGACAGGATGCGCGGGATGGCGCACTCGGTGAAGGAGAAGGTGATGGGAGTGCCGGCACACGCCACCCACACGGTACGCGACCAGGCCGGTGAGGCCGCGGGGACGATGCGCGACGCCGCGGCGCACGCCGGCGAGACGGTCCGCGACGCGGCGGCGCAGGCGGGCGAGACGGTGCGCGGGACCGCGGCGGAGGCCGGCGAGATGGTCAGGCACGGCGCGCAGCAGGCCGCCCAGACCGTGCGCGAGGCGCCGCACCAGGCCATGCGGAGCACCCAGGGCAATCCGCTCGCCGCAGGGCTGATCGCCTTCGGCGCGGGACTGCTGGCCGCGAGCCTGCTGCCGAAGACCTCCGCGGAGGAGCGTGCGGCCCTGCAGGTCAAGGACCGGGCCGAGGAGATGGTCGAGCCGGTCAAGCAGGTCGTCCAGGAGACCGCCCAGCGTGTGGGCGAGGACGCCAGGGAGGCGGTCCAGCAGGTGCGCGAGACGGCCGCCGAGGCGACCAGGACCACCGGCGAGGAGGCCCGCGACCAGGCACGGCAGGTCACCGAGCAGACCCGCGACCAGGCACGGCAGATGACCGGGCAGTCCCGGTCATAG
- a CDS encoding phage holin family protein, with protein MSYPSPPAEPSLGKLVGEIGEDLSKLFRQEVELAKAEIRQEATKAGKAAGMLGGAGFAGYMVALLVTLAVMFGLGNVMDLAWAALIVAVVWAVIGGVLFARGRERMREVNPTPEQTIETLKEDVQWARAQRR; from the coding sequence ATGAGCTACCCCAGCCCGCCCGCCGAGCCCTCGCTGGGCAAGCTGGTCGGGGAGATCGGTGAGGACCTGTCCAAGCTGTTCCGCCAGGAGGTGGAGCTCGCGAAGGCCGAGATCCGGCAGGAGGCCACGAAGGCCGGCAAGGCGGCCGGGATGCTCGGCGGGGCCGGTTTCGCCGGATACATGGTGGCGCTTCTCGTCACGCTCGCCGTGATGTTCGGGCTCGGCAACGTCATGGACCTGGCCTGGGCCGCGCTCATCGTCGCGGTCGTGTGGGCGGTGATCGGCGGGGTCCTGTTCGCGCGCGGCAGGGAGCGCATGCGCGAGGTGAACCCCACGCCCGAGCAGACCATCGAGACGCTGAAGGAGGACGTGCAATGGGCGCGAGCCCAGAGGAGATAA